Proteins encoded in a region of the Rutidosis leptorrhynchoides isolate AG116_Rl617_1_P2 chromosome 9, CSIRO_AGI_Rlap_v1, whole genome shotgun sequence genome:
- the LOC139867202 gene encoding probable CoA ligase CCL11 isoform X2 → MDQLKPTSANSCPLTPLTFLERAAIVYGDCTSIIYNNTIFTWTQTNCRCLQVASSLVKMGIRRGDVVSVLAFNVPAMYELQFAVPMSGAVLNNVNTRLDARTVSVMLRHSEAKMLVVDTHLRAIAQEAVLRFPPGIQRPMIVLIRDDVDYAANEKLTARQPLMNDVDFLTTYEELVKKGDSNFNWVRPVHEWDPITLNYTSGTTSSPKGVVHSHRAIFIVTVDSLIDWSVPKKPVYLWTLPMFHSNGWSFTWGMAAVGGTNICLHKFTADDIFSAVDRHNVTHMCGAPVVLNMIANSPDAKPLKKSVNFLTGGAPPPAAVVLRTESLGFNISHGFGMTEVAGVVVSCAWKEKWDQLPVEDKACLKSRQGVRTLGLTEVNVIDPESGLSVKRDGLTQGEIVLKGACLMLGYLKDPYATAKCMREDGWLYTGDVGVIHTDGYLEIKDRSKDVIITGGENVSSVEVESVLYSNPVVHEAAVVAMPDKFWGETPCAFVSLMGKANSEDIMTFCRGRLPHYMVPKTVVFMDELPKTATGKIKKYRLRDVAKAMSLPKERSRM, encoded by the exons ATGGATCAACTGAAGCCCACATCTGCAAACTCTTGCCCACTTACACCTCTCACCTTTTTAGAACGAGCTGCTATCGTTTATGGCGATTGTACTTCGATCATCTACAATAACACCATTTTCACTTGGACACAAACCAACTGTCGATGCCTTCAAGTCGCATCGTCCCTTGTCAAAATGGGAATTCGTAGAGGTGATGTTGTGTCCGTTTTAGCGTTTAATGTTCCTGCTATGTACGAGCTACAATTTGCTGTACCAATGTCTGGTGCTGTTCTTAATAATGTTAATACAAGGCTTGATGCAAGAACAGTTTCGGTTATGCTTCGTCACTCTGAGGCTAAAATGCTTGTGGTTGATACTCATCTTCGAGCTATTGCACAAGAGGCTGTTTTAAGGTTCCCGCCTGGAATACAACGCCCGATGATAGTTCTTATTAGGGATGATGTGGATTATGCTGCCAATGAGAAGTTAACAG CTCGTCAACCATTGATGAATGACGTTGATTTCCTTACAACGTACGAAGAATTAGTGAAAAAAGGGGACTCAAATTTTAATTGGGTACGGCCAGTACATGAATGGGATCCAATCACTTTAAACTACACTTCTGGAACGACGTCGTCTCCTAAAGGTGTTGTACATTCACACCGTGCAATTTTTATTGTAACTGTTGATTCCTTAATCGATTGGTCCGTACCAAAGAAACCGGTTTATTTGTGGACCCTACCAATGTTTCATTCCAATGGGTGGAGTTTCACTTGGGGAATGGCGGCCGTTGGTGGCACCAACATTTGCCTCCACAAGTTCACTGCGGATGACATCTTCTCCGCCGTGGACCGCCACAATGTCACCCATATGTGTGGCGCACCCGTTGTTCTTAACATGATAGCAAACTCGCCAGATGCAAAACCGTTGAAAAAATCAGTTAATTTCTTGACTGGCGGAGCTCCACCGCCAGCCGCCGTTGTCCTTCGAACAGAGTCCTTGGGGTTTAATATTAGTCACGGGTTTGGTATGACTGAGGTGGCGGGGGTTGTAGTTTCGTGTGCTTGGAAAGAGAAATGGGACCAGTTACCAGTTGAAGACAAGGCTTGTTTAAAATCAAGACAAGGTGTCAGAACTTTAGGATTGACTGAAGTCAACGTTATAGACCCTGAGTCAGGACTCAGCGTGAAACGCGATGGGTTGACTCAGGGTGAAATTGTCCTAAAAGGAGCGTGTTTAATGTTAGGTTATTTAAAGGACCCATATGCAACCGCCAAGTGTATGAGAGAAGATGGGTGGTTATATACAGGGGACGTCGGGGTAATACACACCGACGGGTATCTAGAAATTAAGGACCGATCAAAAGACGTGATTATAACCGGGGGTGAAAATGTGAGTAGTGTGGAAGTGGAATCGGTGTTGTACTCAAATCCGGTGGTGCATGAGGCTGCAGTTGTGGCTATGCCTGATAAGTTTTGGGGCGAAACGCCCTGTGCATTTGTGAGCTTAATGGGAAAGGCAAATTCGGAGGACATAATGACATTTTGTCGTGGCAGATTACCGCATTATATGGTACCGAAGACGGTGGTGTTTATGGATGAGCTACCAAAAACGGCCACCGGAAAAATTAAGAAATATAGGCTGAGAGATGTAGCAAAGGCTATGTCTTTACCAAAGGAGAGGAGTAGAATGTAA
- the LOC139867202 gene encoding probable acyl-activating enzyme 6 isoform X1 — MDQLKPTSANSCPLTPLTFLERAAIVYGDCTSIIYNNTIFTWTQTNCRCLQVASSLVKMGIRRGDVVSVLAFNVPAMYELQFAVPMSGAVLNNVNTRLDARTVSVMLRHSEAKMLVVDTHLRAIAQEAVLRFPPGIQRPMIVLIRDDVDYAANEKLTDTEARQPLMNDVDFLTTYEELVKKGDSNFNWVRPVHEWDPITLNYTSGTTSSPKGVVHSHRAIFIVTVDSLIDWSVPKKPVYLWTLPMFHSNGWSFTWGMAAVGGTNICLHKFTADDIFSAVDRHNVTHMCGAPVVLNMIANSPDAKPLKKSVNFLTGGAPPPAAVVLRTESLGFNISHGFGMTEVAGVVVSCAWKEKWDQLPVEDKACLKSRQGVRTLGLTEVNVIDPESGLSVKRDGLTQGEIVLKGACLMLGYLKDPYATAKCMREDGWLYTGDVGVIHTDGYLEIKDRSKDVIITGGENVSSVEVESVLYSNPVVHEAAVVAMPDKFWGETPCAFVSLMGKANSEDIMTFCRGRLPHYMVPKTVVFMDELPKTATGKIKKYRLRDVAKAMSLPKERSRM; from the exons ATGGATCAACTGAAGCCCACATCTGCAAACTCTTGCCCACTTACACCTCTCACCTTTTTAGAACGAGCTGCTATCGTTTATGGCGATTGTACTTCGATCATCTACAATAACACCATTTTCACTTGGACACAAACCAACTGTCGATGCCTTCAAGTCGCATCGTCCCTTGTCAAAATGGGAATTCGTAGAGGTGATGTTGTGTCCGTTTTAGCGTTTAATGTTCCTGCTATGTACGAGCTACAATTTGCTGTACCAATGTCTGGTGCTGTTCTTAATAATGTTAATACAAGGCTTGATGCAAGAACAGTTTCGGTTATGCTTCGTCACTCTGAGGCTAAAATGCTTGTGGTTGATACTCATCTTCGAGCTATTGCACAAGAGGCTGTTTTAAGGTTCCCGCCTGGAATACAACGCCCGATGATAGTTCTTATTAGGGATGATGTGGATTATGCTGCCAATGAGAAGTTAACAG ATACTGAAGCTCGTCAACCATTGATGAATGACGTTGATTTCCTTACAACGTACGAAGAATTAGTGAAAAAAGGGGACTCAAATTTTAATTGGGTACGGCCAGTACATGAATGGGATCCAATCACTTTAAACTACACTTCTGGAACGACGTCGTCTCCTAAAGGTGTTGTACATTCACACCGTGCAATTTTTATTGTAACTGTTGATTCCTTAATCGATTGGTCCGTACCAAAGAAACCGGTTTATTTGTGGACCCTACCAATGTTTCATTCCAATGGGTGGAGTTTCACTTGGGGAATGGCGGCCGTTGGTGGCACCAACATTTGCCTCCACAAGTTCACTGCGGATGACATCTTCTCCGCCGTGGACCGCCACAATGTCACCCATATGTGTGGCGCACCCGTTGTTCTTAACATGATAGCAAACTCGCCAGATGCAAAACCGTTGAAAAAATCAGTTAATTTCTTGACTGGCGGAGCTCCACCGCCAGCCGCCGTTGTCCTTCGAACAGAGTCCTTGGGGTTTAATATTAGTCACGGGTTTGGTATGACTGAGGTGGCGGGGGTTGTAGTTTCGTGTGCTTGGAAAGAGAAATGGGACCAGTTACCAGTTGAAGACAAGGCTTGTTTAAAATCAAGACAAGGTGTCAGAACTTTAGGATTGACTGAAGTCAACGTTATAGACCCTGAGTCAGGACTCAGCGTGAAACGCGATGGGTTGACTCAGGGTGAAATTGTCCTAAAAGGAGCGTGTTTAATGTTAGGTTATTTAAAGGACCCATATGCAACCGCCAAGTGTATGAGAGAAGATGGGTGGTTATATACAGGGGACGTCGGGGTAATACACACCGACGGGTATCTAGAAATTAAGGACCGATCAAAAGACGTGATTATAACCGGGGGTGAAAATGTGAGTAGTGTGGAAGTGGAATCGGTGTTGTACTCAAATCCGGTGGTGCATGAGGCTGCAGTTGTGGCTATGCCTGATAAGTTTTGGGGCGAAACGCCCTGTGCATTTGTGAGCTTAATGGGAAAGGCAAATTCGGAGGACATAATGACATTTTGTCGTGGCAGATTACCGCATTATATGGTACCGAAGACGGTGGTGTTTATGGATGAGCTACCAAAAACGGCCACCGGAAAAATTAAGAAATATAGGCTGAGAGATGTAGCAAAGGCTATGTCTTTACCAAAGGAGAGGAGTAGAATGTAA